The Candidatus Saccharimonadales bacterium genome contains the following window.
CATCGCGGCCAGACCCGCAGCCGATTTCTAAAAGACGTCCTGATGGCAATAGCCGGAAAAATTCATCAAAATTATCCTGCCAAAACTTAACAGTTTTGTGAGTGTCTGCCCAATCAGCGGCAACAGAATCGTAACTTTGTTTTGTAATTTCTTCCTGAGGCGTAAGTTTAGTCATGAGTTATTCTCGATAAATATTCTTTAATGCCTTTGAGCCAGCCGCCGGTGAAATAATCTTCCGGCTGGAAAGTCTTTACATCTACCCATTCGTATTTATCGTGATGATCGCCGAGTTTTATATCGCCACTTATGTATTTGCCTTCGTAGCCAATGGCAAAAATTCGGACCATTTCGCCCAATTTCATTTCTTTGCGCTCATGTCGGAAGAAGACTTTTGGCTCGCCGAGTTTGTATTTAACTTCGGGTCCGAGTTCTTCTTTGATTTTGCGCTCAATCACAGATTCTAGTGAAGCGTCGAACTCGTTTTCTCGAATCCGTCCGCCCGGAATATCCCAATCGCCAAACACATCATGCGTAATTAGCAGCTTACCGCCATCTCTTAGCAACAATTTGACTGCCACAAAATACAAATCCCGCTCCATTAAGTTAACTCCAGTCTCTACCAGCTTTGGCGGCTTTTAAAACATTTTGAATAAAATCTTTTTTTGCCGGTGAGTAAGATTTTCGGTCGTTAGGATATTTAGCGGCCAGCTTTATCTTTAACTTTTCATAATCCTTGGCGGCGGCTGGGTTTTTTAATAAATATTCTTTGAATAGGGTTGTCACGTCGATGTATTCTTCCCCTTTTTGGCCAACATGCAAATGGACTGTTCGGTTATCTTCGGGTCCTTTGGCGAACATTAAATGATCTGACATATCATCCCTTAGGTGATAATCCGCAGCCTCCAAAACTGGCACCCAGCTGCGGGCTTCATCTAAATCTTTCACAACCATCAAGATATCTAACAGAGGCTTAGCCATAATGTCAGGGATGCTGGTGCTACCCACGTGCATGATTTCTTCAATGTTAGAAGAATTTTTTAAAAGTTTCTGAAGTTCATCCTTTTCTTTGTCAAACGCGAGCGCCCAATTTGGATCATGCGGTTCGAGTCGGACTTTTTCCCGATGAACACCTAAGCTCATAGCTCGCCCCAGTTTTTGCCAATGGAAACATCGGTTTTAAGGTGCACCGGCAGGTCAGTGTAGACGTTTTCCATGGTTTCTTTGGCCATTTTGCCAACCTCTTCAGCATCTTCCTTAGCGCACTCCAGGAGTATGGAGTCATGAATTTGTAGCAAGATTTTTGGCTCGGCTTTCAGCTTTGAGCTTTCAGCTTTCAGCTTGTTGAGGTTCTTATAAACCTCAATCATGGCCATTTTGGTAATGTCGGCAGCGCTACCCTGCAAAGGCATGTTAATCGCCGCGCGGTAAGCGGCTTCGCGCACTACAAAATTGCTCGATTTTACATCTGGCGTGGGGCGGCGTCGGCCCAGCAATGTTTCTACGTAACCCTGCTCTTCTGCCTGTTTACGAGTTTTTTCAATGTATTCTTTGAGCTTCGGTCGGATTTCAAAATACTTTTTAATAAAGTCGCGTGCTTCACCAAAGCTCATGCCGGTTTGTTCGGATAATGCATGTGGGCCTAGACCGTACAAAATGCCAAAATTTACGGCTTTAACGCTGGAGCGTTGGGCCTTGGTAACTTTATCCGCCGGAATTCCGTAAAGTTCGCTGGCTGTTTCGGCATGAATGTCGCGGTCTTTGTTAAAGGCGTCGATCATGTTTTGATCGTTGGCCAGCGAGGCCGCTAAACGCAGTTCCTGCTGGCTGTAGTCGGCGCTGACCAGCAAATTGCCCTCATTGGCCACGAACGCCGTGCGAATATTTTTGCCTAAGTCCGTTTTGACCGGAATGTTTTGCAAGTTCGGATCGGCGCTAGACAGCCTGCCAGTCGGCGCAATTGTCAGGTTAAAAGTTGTGTGTAAGCGACTGCGCTCGTCGACTTGCTTCGGCAAAGTATCAACATACGTATTCTTTAATTTGGTGACCTCACGGTACTGGCCAATTAAATCAATGATCGGGTGCATTCCCCGCAGTTTGGCTAGCTCGCTAGCAGCAGTCGAGAATCCTGTCTTACCCTTTTTAATTCCCTGCTTCGGCAAGTTTAATTTTTCGAATAAGATGTCGGCCAGCTGACTCGGACTGCTGATATTAAACTCCTGATCGGCGTAGCCATAAATCTGCTGTTCCAGGTCACTAATGCTGCCTTCGAGACGAGCGGAGAACTTTTTAAGATATTTGGTATTCAGTTTGATGCCGGTCAGTTCCATGTCGGCCAGCACCGGCGTTAGTGGCCATTCGATATTTTGGGCTAAATCATAGAGTTTAGGCACTTGCTCGAGCGCTTCAACTTGGCCATGGTAAAGCGCGCGCATTACAGCAATAAACTCGTTGGCCCGTTCGATAAGCTCTTCTGTCGGCACGTCGTCAAAACTCGGCAAATTGTAAGCCATTTCGGCGGTAGCGAGATCATTCAAACTTTGTGAGCGAACTAGCGGGTTAATTAGAAAGGCTCCGACCAAAATATCATGGCAAACTGGTGGAAATTCAACGCCGAGATGAGCGAGCAATTTTAGTGTGCTTTTAGTGTCGTAGCCAACGATGCCTTTGTCAGCCTTGCCGAACAAATCTTTCAACACGGAGGCAACCTTAGCTTTGTCTAGCCTCGGTAAATCAAGCGTATAGGCGGAATTATTATCGCCGACAATTAGCACCCTAGGCTGGCTGCCATGCGGCCCGGCGGCCCGAGAATAAACGAAGATCGGCTCTGAATTATTCAGCTTTAAACTAGCCAGTTTTTCGTCCTTATTGATAATTAGATTCTTGGGCAAATCCAGCTTGGCACCAGTATTATCGGCCTTTTTTGTATCCTGCATATTGTCTGGCAAATTACGCAGCAAGCTCCGAAACTCCAGGTCTTCCAGCAGGTTGCGCAGTTTGGCGGTGTCGATTTTCGTACCGTCCATCTCGCTAAGATTCAACTTCATCGGCGCGTCGCACCAAATGGCTGCCACTGTCTTGCTCATATAGGCCGAATCCTTGCCGGCTTCAAGTTTCTTGCGCAATGACTCCTTAATATCCGGCAGATGTTTGTAGACGCCGTCGAGAGTCTTGTATTCCTGCAGCAGTTGGATGGCCGTTTTTTCGCCAACGCCCGGCACGCCGGGGATATTATCGGAACTATCGCCTTTTAGCGCCTTTAAGTCCAGGAATTGTTCGGGCTTTAGCCCGTATTTAGCTTCGAAACTTTCGGGATGGAATTCTTCTATATTGGAAAAACCGCGCTTCAAGGCATAAACGTTCACGTGGCCGTTAATCAGTTGCAGCGCGTCGAGATCGGATGTTATAAGCATGGTTTCGATATTTTTGGTCTTGGCCTGGGCGGCCAGCGTGCCCATGATGTCGTCGGCCTCGTAATCATCGAGTTCGTAAAGCGGCCAGCCGAGCGCGGCCAGCACGTCGTGGAGGATTGGAATCTGCGTATAAAAGTCGGGCGGCGCCGGCTTGCGCCCGGCCTTGTAGTCCGGATAGATTTCCAGGCGTTTTCGGATATTGGTTTTTGGTTTGTCCCAGGCAACACAGACATAATCCGGCCGGAGTTTCTTGATAAGCTCTAGCGCCATGGTCACAAAACCGAATACACCGCCGGTCGGAATACCCTCTTTGGTAGATAAATTCGGCATGGCGTAATAACCACGGTAAAACACGCTTTTACCGTCAATAATTGCTAGCTTTTTTCTTTGCGCCATATTACCTCGCCCTTGCCCCGCACTAAAACCTGAGCGGAGTAGTTTGTAATCAGATTATGAAGTCTCAAGTTTTTAGTGCCGGGGTCTCCGCCATTAGGCTAGATTATATACCTTCGGATATAAGCACGCGATTGCTTATGATTTAAGTGCGCGTTAATAGAGCCAGATTATAGTTCGGGTCTAGTTCTCGGGCAATATCGGCGGCGGCTGTGTAAATTTGA
Protein-coding sequences here:
- a CDS encoding GrpB family protein, whose product is MSLGVHREKVRLEPHDPNWALAFDKEKDELQKLLKNSSNIEEIMHVGSTSIPDIMAKPLLDILMVVKDLDEARSWVPVLEAADYHLRDDMSDHLMFAKGPEDNRTVHLHVGQKGEEYIDVTTLFKEYLLKNPAAAKDYEKLKIKLAAKYPNDRKSYSPAKKDFIQNVLKAAKAGRDWS
- a CDS encoding NUDIX domain-containing protein, encoding MERDLYFVAVKLLLRDGGKLLITHDVFGDWDIPGGRIRENEFDASLESVIERKIKEELGPEVKYKLGEPKVFFRHERKEMKLGEMVRIFAIGYEGKYISGDIKLGDHHDKYEWVDVKTFQPEDYFTGGWLKGIKEYLSRITHD
- the polA gene encoding DNA polymerase I translates to MAQRKKLAIIDGKSVFYRGYYAMPNLSTKEGIPTGGVFGFVTMALELIKKLRPDYVCVAWDKPKTNIRKRLEIYPDYKAGRKPAPPDFYTQIPILHDVLAALGWPLYELDDYEADDIMGTLAAQAKTKNIETMLITSDLDALQLINGHVNVYALKRGFSNIEEFHPESFEAKYGLKPEQFLDLKALKGDSSDNIPGVPGVGEKTAIQLLQEYKTLDGVYKHLPDIKESLRKKLEAGKDSAYMSKTVAAIWCDAPMKLNLSEMDGTKIDTAKLRNLLEDLEFRSLLRNLPDNMQDTKKADNTGAKLDLPKNLIINKDEKLASLKLNNSEPIFVYSRAAGPHGSQPRVLIVGDNNSAYTLDLPRLDKAKVASVLKDLFGKADKGIVGYDTKSTLKLLAHLGVEFPPVCHDILVGAFLINPLVRSQSLNDLATAEMAYNLPSFDDVPTEELIERANEFIAVMRALYHGQVEALEQVPKLYDLAQNIEWPLTPVLADMELTGIKLNTKYLKKFSARLEGSISDLEQQIYGYADQEFNISSPSQLADILFEKLNLPKQGIKKGKTGFSTAASELAKLRGMHPIIDLIGQYREVTKLKNTYVDTLPKQVDERSRLHTTFNLTIAPTGRLSSADPNLQNIPVKTDLGKNIRTAFVANEGNLLVSADYSQQELRLAASLANDQNMIDAFNKDRDIHAETASELYGIPADKVTKAQRSSVKAVNFGILYGLGPHALSEQTGMSFGEARDFIKKYFEIRPKLKEYIEKTRKQAEEQGYVETLLGRRRPTPDVKSSNFVVREAAYRAAINMPLQGSAADITKMAMIEVYKNLNKLKAESSKLKAEPKILLQIHDSILLECAKEDAEEVGKMAKETMENVYTDLPVHLKTDVSIGKNWGEL